The DNA sequence CTTAAAGTGCTAAATAACAGCCAAATAGAAAAATATTCAATTGACAAGGCTGCGGGGGGGATGTTTTTATATAGCCATCAACAAGATTTTACCTTTACATGAGATAGACACTGAAATGACGACGCAGCTATTCAACAACATCAACTGGTGGTGGCACTTCCCAACATAGCGGGTGGTGTGAATTTCTGTGCTCATGTAAAAGAGACAAGATTTAAACAAAAAGCCCGCACTCGATGCGGGCTTTTTGCATTTAATCGCCTAATTTTATTAATAGATTTATAAACGACTAACCCAAATATATAAACAAGTTAGTCCAATATCGGCAAGTAGGAGCGCAAATATGGGGCAAGAGTTTCTGGCCAGCGTCAACACGATAAAGGAGCGGATCACCTATCATGATGATCCTCTCCAGCTGTATCAGCACCTGACGCAGGATGCGGCACATACCATGTTGCTGGAGTCGGCTGAAATCGACAGTAAGGACCACCTTAAAAGCATCATCATGACCCACGCCGCCCTGGCCATACGTTGTGAAGGTTACCAACTCAGCTTCACCGCGCTGAGCGACAATGGTCAGGCGCTGCTGGTCCCCATCGCCTGCTTCTTCGGCGAAGATGAAAACTTAGTCGATGGCAAGGCGTTGACCTTAGGCCTGCAAAAAGACACCTCCCTCCTGGATGAAGATGCCAGATTAAAATCTACCTCACCGCTCGATGGCCTGCGCAGCCTGATAAAGCATATCGACATGGGCGATGATGCCCAGTTTGAGAGCCTGTTCCTCGGCGGCGTGCTGGCGTTCGATCTTATCGACACGGTAGAGCCGCTCCCCAAGGTGAGTCAGAGCGCCAATACCTGCCCTGATTACCTCTTCTATCTGGCCGAAACCCTGATCCTGGTCGATCACCAAGCGCGCAGCGCCGATATCATCAGCCATAACTTTACCCAACAGGCAGAAGTTAAGGCGGCATTGGCCGAGCGAGTCACCCAGCTGCACCAGGCCTGTAGCAGCCTTCCCGATATCGCCCCGCTCTGCCCTGTGGATGCCGAGACCCAGGTTAATGTGTCAGATGATGAGTTTAAGAACATAGTGACAGATCTTAAGTCTCATATCGTCGCCGGCGATATCTTTCAGGTGGTGCCATCGCGCAGCTTCAGCCTGCCTTGCCCGAATGCCCTGGGCGCCTA is a window from the Shewanella loihica PV-4 genome containing:
- a CDS encoding anthranilate synthase component 1, with the translated sequence MGQEFLASVNTIKERITYHDDPLQLYQHLTQDAAHTMLLESAEIDSKDHLKSIIMTHAALAIRCEGYQLSFTALSDNGQALLVPIACFFGEDENLVDGKALTLGLQKDTSLLDEDARLKSTSPLDGLRSLIKHIDMGDDAQFESLFLGGVLAFDLIDTVEPLPKVSQSANTCPDYLFYLAETLILVDHQARSADIISHNFTQQAEVKAALAERVTQLHQACSSLPDIAPLCPVDAETQVNVSDDEFKNIVTDLKSHIVAGDIFQVVPSRSFSLPCPNALGAYRALRLTNPSPYMFYFRGDDFTLFGASPESALKYEASTNQVEIYPIAGTRKRGKTASGEIDFDLDSRIELELRLDKKELSEHLMLVDLARNDVARISQSGTRKVAELLKVDRYSHVMHLVSRVTGQLRSDLDALHAYQACMNMGTLTGAPKVSAAQLIRGAEKTRRGSYGGAVGYLNGLGDMDTCIVIRSAFVKEGTAHIQAGAGVVYDSDPQAEADETRQKAQAVISAIKMGGGQ